DNA from Cotesia glomerata isolate CgM1 linkage group LG10, MPM_Cglom_v2.3, whole genome shotgun sequence:
atTAGTAGTTTAAAAAATGGCACTGAATTTAATAGacatctaacaattttttaaaattttataacaattaaatcgtaatgaaaaaaatttagcaaaaaaacTCTGTATcatgctaaaaaaattaacaagtgaTCGCATGTTGGTTGAATTCAGTTTAATTATACCTAAAGTCTGTTGAcgtttcaagtttttttttcttcttcattaattaaattagaactaaaaaaatattttttttaaataacccttatagtttttttaattttctacgtatcaaattataaaatttacacgctaattataaaattatatttttgtaaaaagttttattaatttattattaataatttaaagtagtaccaaatatttttttcttaaatttttttcatacttaaaacttaattttttttaagaaaaaaaataaactgtataacttaaaaaaactcttatttataattaaaaaaattttctaagaagaaaaataaataacacgTTGGTctggaggaaaaaaaaaaaaaaataattccagatGTAAATCGAGATTGGATATTTTTCTGAACATAAATATATCCAAAAGCACGTAGCATAAAATAAGGGTGTAAAAGcttttatacatataataaGAGGTCCGTCACGACAATCGTGAGAACTGGCACCTGTAGAGCCGAGAGATGAGATGTTTGTTTTCAgttatctgaaaaataaaataaggaatGAAAAGGGTATAAAAGTGTATACGGTTAAAGGTGAAAGTAGCAGGGCAGCATGATCGAGCAATGGTGCGTCCATTTTCCACGCCATCACCCTGGAAAATTGTCTTTTTTCTCTCTATCGCCTTTATGTATTAAAACATACCTCGTATATTTACTATTGAGGCTAATACGTGACTCTGAACTGCATACAAATCAACAGAATACTTTGTTTCTTATGTGTCGTGAATTCgcaacatattttttatcctatttaaatttatctgtaaaaagaaaataaaaactaaaggtatgttattttatttaacgacTCTCTAAATCAATAATCGAGTTggctaaattttatttttatttttcagaagaAACAACTAGAACGAATTGGAAGTTAATAAAAGAGTAATGAGTTGAATAACGCTAACAATACGCTTTAATGATAGGTCTAACCACTACACtaggttttatttaattaattgacgCTTCTACATCGATGTGATTAGTCTTTATGGGTTTCTCCCAAAGCCCGCTCATTATTTCTTCTTGAAACTTTCTtaaatcatcaaaatttattttatttgtctcTACTTTGCCCTTTTTTATCGCGAtctctgtaaaaaaattcagcctttatttttttttgttattaaaataatctattaattgaatttataaagtctaatctatattattaagagaataatccgatagtcaatttattatgacaagtatttaagctgcattcgaaaattctctatctctagatacataattaagaaatgaccttgtatctcgttaactattgacatttttaaagatataagctcaccccgatgttacacttatcgagacctttcatttgagtacccacatcaatttttcatatattttatatatttatatatactatatatatgtatatatgaaaaatatatgaaaaatgcatgtgggtactcaaatgaaagctcttgataagtgtaacatcgggatgagcttatatttttaaaaatgtcaatagttgagaaatgaccttgtttcctgtgaaatattgacattttggATGATATAAGcacatcctgatgttacatttatcgggacctttcatttgagtacccacatcgatttttcatatattttatatatttatatatattatatatatgtatatatgaaaaatatatcaaaaatgcatgtgggtactcaaatgaaagttcttgatgagtataacgtcggaatgagcttatatctttaaaaatgtcaataattgagaaatgaccttgtattttgtgaactattgacatttttaaagacataagctcatcccgatgttacactcattgagacctttcatttgagtacccacattaaattttcatatattttatgtattatatatatgaaaaatatatgaaaaatgcatgtgggtactcaaatgaaagctcttaatgagtgtaacatcaggatgagcttatatcttataaaacgtcaatatttaagaaagtacagtgcaatttaacaaaagccattatttaataaagcaaaattttaattttttatagttcacacagtagtcacatagtgactgcaaggttgttaattttatttaattaaattctgtgATATACGATGCGGTAATAAGCAATTTTATTCCTGATATATTAATGTATAGAAGCATGTATGTAAAGATATGAAATATCTGAGCCGCTAGATATTAAATCATGATACATATGCTCTTAATATTTGCGACAaagtaaacataaattatagagtcgtaaaaaattaccaaaggGGTGAAAATTGGAgcttaaatttataagtaaaaaaatagaaatatatttaagtataacaatttatttagattttttattttaacattcctttaaattagaaaaaaaattatttctctgaaataatttaatgtaaaataattttttttttatcacctgtttcttaaataaaaaatcttaaattaattacaattattaatacttaTTGCTAATAATTAAGGCACAAGTTTACCggtataaaataattcaagatctcatagaaatatttaaatatgaaaaaattcaacagacttgaaattattcatttatatatttacaagtaagaataatttaatctcAAAAGAAAATTCTATCATTTTATTGATAGCTCAGAGGATTATTCTTCATACCAAAAACTTGTTCCTTAATTTCTAAACAGTCGAtcagatatatataaattttctaaacatAATtcgattttatatttacaaaaatactgtttaattaatactaaaattaattaattatctcttAAGAGTGCCTATCATCTTATTGATAGCTCCAAGAGTATTAAACCGACTgcataaaatacttttatcctctaaaacaaattaaaagataaaaataaataaataaataaatatattacaaaGCAACtcaataaatctaaaaaaaaatccaagtaattaaccctagactggtcaACCAACGTATGAGCGTGACGTCGcgttcaattatatttttttttaattttttaattacataatattaatttaattttaatttttttttaatacatcttcaatatttactaaaattattcaaaaaaatttgactgaTCCTTGAACATTtaagaatatattaataatttttttaaacatcttcaaaaacattaaattggtaaaaaaaatttcttaaaaaaattcacggGGCTTTCCTCATCGCTTGACCAGAGTCGTTAGGTCGCGTTTGTtgaccagtctagggttaaaataaaaaaatcgaattatCCTATCGACTATTTTTAAGACTATTAACCAAATAAGGCGCGCGGAGTTGACTCGCTTCGTCTTGCGCCATCGAACTGAGAATCTGTTGACTCAATAAAACTTTAggtcttaataaattaatactcgCTTCTTCCGAATTTTGTTGGACAAAATAGTTATCAGTCGCTGTGATTGAACTTGAATCAAAGCTCTCGGTGCGTCTCTTTACAGACAACGCTTCTTCGTAAATACTAGACTTGGGTCTTCCTGGCTCGTTAGACCTGGGAACGTCGTAGatcatattattataatcataatcagGCATCGAGGATCGGTGAGCTTCACTCTGCATAACAGAGAAAATTTGAGGCTCGGATTGAGACCAATCATTCTTTAGATTGTAGGTAGAGTTGCTGTTGTTGCTGGACAGAAACTCCCAGATGGGTGATGGAAGTTCAAGTTCAGGAGGAGAAATCCCCTCGTCAAATGATTTATAAGAATCGTCCAGGTCCTGTTTTACCAGGCTGTTTTGTCGAGATTTTGACTTTGGAGAGCTTGACGGtgatttgaaatattttgaagaaatgaGCGGAGTTTTGAAAGTTGCTGAAGAAGTAATAGAAGATGTCGAGCTGTTAATTAAGTCCTTTGATTTTTTGGAGGCTTTTGGTGGGTTTGATGTGACAGATCTCATGTTGttttccttcaattttctCTTGATGTCTGTGAAAATATTCTTGGCCCGGGCGGGGAACAATGGACCCAGTGATACTCGCACTTCATCTCTATCTAGTTctttaaatagtattttatttttatcaaacaatTTATCATCCACTATCATGTTATTTTCCTCTGATGGAAGCCCGAACCATTTCTGGATATGATCTTCCGAGGGTTGCTGGAAGCTCGATAAATTCGAGTGTTGCTTTGGAACTTTAGTCGAGCCTTGAGAAGAAAGTGAAGAAGATGACGATGATGATTTTTCAACGTATCCCGAGTCCCGTTGTGATGATTTAGTTTCGGCGTTGCTCTTGTTCAGGTtgcagaaaaatttacttcccTTCATTGGATTCTTCTTTCCAGTCAACAAAGTAAGAAGTTTCTTGAATGAATTCTTACGCGGTAGCTTCTGATTTGTTACTGGGATCCACTCTATCTCAGTATCGTCGTCAAATTCAATTggagtttttaatttagcggCAACTATTTTTGGAGCGCTGGGCATTTGGTTGAATGAATCTGATCTTGCTGGAGGCTCTGAGGCTCTTTTTCTTCGCAGAACTATTTCGGTGTCCATGTAAATTGGTATGCTGTCCTGAATTTGGATTTTCTGTTGAGGTTGAGGTTGTGGTTCAGGTTTTGACTCTAATTCAGGATTTGGGTCAGGGTCAGGCTTGAATCGAGGTTGTACTCCAGTTTTTAATTCCATGTCGAGATTGTCATTGTCTTCGAGAATAAATGTATCGTCCAGACAGCGGTTTATCGGCTTCTGCTGGTGGTTTTTGATGgaagaaattgttttttcaccACTCTTTCCTGAGATAAATGTTTCGTTGAACGATTTTTGAGTTGAAGAGTTCTTTGAATCCTTGGAACTGTTATGGCGGGATTTAAATTCAGGAAAACTCtgaaaattgaaagaaattgattatttaattagaaaaattaaaaaaataaaagtttgataaaaattgtcatgttttttttatggttattaaattttagaaaaaattaattccaaaaatgaaGCTGAAGTGATTTtgaaataatactaaagttagccgacgtttttaattttttatattttttaaaaattgcacttgtagtttttcaagatttttacaaatgaaaattttttttttattattttgtaataaatttgtcaataaaaaaaaattcgaaaaatttttagatggctaacttaattttcatgattttcaaatgaaatttacaaaatttttaacaaattatacttataaattttgaattttctcttggcaaaatcaaaaagttgaaaaaaaaaaaaaaaaaaaaaacttaaaaattcaaatattttttttttcaagttaactcttgaaagtaaataataaaaattcttacttCATAGcaaaagaaataaagaaaagttataaaattaagataTATTGAGATAAAAACGGACTATAAAAATCTtccgttttaataatttgaaaatttttattaaataaataaaaaaaaatgaaaacagtaattttgatcaataatattaataaatttcaaaaacagtctcataaaatttctaatatttatgaaattaatttattaaaataaagtaattgcTGTCTACTATCTTGAGTTTCATAACAACATAaagaaaaagtttcaaaataaaaatgattatgcaataaaagaagaaatgtaCCTTAGATGTTTGTGCAGAATACTTGTGCTCTAATGCAGCAACCATTTTCTTGACAAATTTACCAGCCCCAACAGGTGAGACATTATCCTTCTTCCGGGGAGACGAATAACCCATTTCAAAATCCAGGATTATTTTATCCAAGTCTTGAACGGAGCTTACTGGAGTAATTAGCGTATTAACTGGAGGTTCATGCTGTGCAGGTGAATCTACAGGTATTTTTGGACTACTTTGAAATTGTAGAGGGTATTGATGAGCGTACTCGCAACCTGTGTTTGCTGGTGGCGCGGGGTTTTGGCACTGGTAAAGATTTTGGTGAGCGCTCCAATAACTCGAAGTCATTCCAGGACTTTGAGTACCTGCATACTGGTGATCGTAAGAAGAGTGTAAAGTGTTTTGATCATTTGAATTTGGTGACGATCTCAGAGCACTTTGCTGTTGAAGACACGGTGAATTATGCTGGTAGACTGGACTTGGCGATTGGACCATAGAATTTTGGTACTGATCCCATAATCCGTAATGCTGATAATTGGAATTCAGTGACGCTAAGCTATTATATTCTCCGGCATAATAACCTGTACTTGACGGAgacatttgaattttttgggCCTGATTATACTGTCCCGCATGATAACCTGGGCTCGATGGCATCACTGGTGTGTTTTGACGCTGCAGGCACTGAGATTGACAGTAACTCATACTTAGTGACGATACTGGCGAGTATTGGAGCTGAGTCTGACATTTTGGTGACTGCCAACAAGCCGGGCTTGGAGGCGGTGTTGCAGGTAATGGCGGCGTTGAGTACAATGTTCTCATCCACTCTGCTTGTGGTTTTGTTGgggtaaaatattttgactcGTTGTATGGCATCTGATGAaagagaaaattaataatttaaataatttaaacaatgaaaattaattttaataattaattaattaatttttaatttttaattaataattttaagaattttggtgattaattattgcaaaaaaatttacatgtaaaaatctatgacactgaaattagcaAACACTTAACAAAATACACtaggtctataaaattatttttaaaaaattgcatttataattttttagagctaaagatggaattttttaaataaatttttcttgttataatttatttgtttgaaaatttttttaattattattatagtttatgaaattttataataaattattaaatattaaaaaaattgaatggatAATTTCATATTAATTGAGTCTTTCCATTAATAGTTTTACATAagaagatttaaataaattatggaaataagacattgaaaattattgataaaaaatttgtaaagaacTGAAATTGATAgacgataatttatttatttatttttttttttataagttaggcccaaaaaattattttaaaaaaattgcatttataatgtTTCAGAGTTTTTAAAGCTagaattttagaaataaattttttttgccaaaattaatttattttaataattcaaaaaactcTTACAATTTTGGTATCATTgaaactaataattataagtgGTGAAATTcaataaagtaaattataaaatattaagaaaattttttttatactctaaaaaaaattgtgcataaaaaaatgttatgaaaTTTCagatattaaaaagttatcgataaaaaaaaaagataaagtattgaaataaataatttgatctTAGAAAATGATACCCAAGTTATCTGACATTTAAAATCTtgagtttttttaaacagtaatttacaaaacaaaagagaatatttaaaaatgcatttttaattttacgaatatttaatttcttcatatAAAACTATTGAGCCAGACCGTGTCTAATGGTTTAAGCCTAAGTGAATGGATTTTTAAGTGACAGATAATGACAGTATATATCCTAATGACCTgggttaaaatttttcgttaagGATAGTAGTTTTTGGCTGGATGTgtactgaagaaaaaaaacccAAAAGTCTTAAAGTCTTTGCTAACTTCAGGAttatttacgaaaaaaaaaaattaataaaaaatttttaaataatattaattaaaaaaaaaaaaagaaagtatTTGGACaaattaatgtttataaataaacattatatttaataaaatatttagaaaagagtactaataaagaataattcaaattttgattttatttacaagtaattaaatattaaaataaaatttacaaaatattagaataaaattatattagagAAATAGCTTCATTTGATTGATAGGAGTATACATTAATATATGTAGCAGaatataaagaaatataaacGGACTAATAAAATTCTCcgttttgaaaattgaaaccaataaaaaatttgatttataaactaaaaaataataaaaagttaacgaaacattttatttgataatttattttataaaaatgaataaaaattcaagaagTGAAAAAACCACGTGTTTTTATCCaccataattaattattcaaaataatgaataatttttataaataaaccacaagcaattaaataattaaccaccacaaattaataataaataaaaaacaataataaaatgttaaataaatacctCTTTATTTCGAAAAATATTGTAGTGCGCGTAACCATTGATCCGTGGGGatgaaatcattttaaatccaatgaaacaaattcaattaaatcCAACACAGATCGGTGTGAATAAAGTGAAATAAAGTTCAAAGTGaacaattaacaataatcaaaattaattaaataaaacacttTTGCTTTGTTGCACTGCAATATTTTGAATTACTTTATTCACTTAGAATGGAGCGTTGGTGTGCAACTATACTCCAGCAATATCAAATAGAATGTGAGGACACGTTTTACCTGAGTTTCCCTGTCCGTAATTTCCCCCTCACTTTTTTGGGAATGGGAGGGGCGCATCCGCTTGACCGAACGTCGCAAAATTTTGGCCGATGTTATACGAATGAGCGGTAGAAGCTCCCACTTAAGACCCGAAAGTACTCAGGTAATATGGAGGTAGAGTGGAGTGGAGCGGTATGAAGAAAAGGGGAAGAAAGGGACTGAACTGTAAggtaagtttaaaattttcctctGTACAtactatttgaaataaaattttacctaGGTATTTTTGCGCTCAATGAGTATCTAGCGACCGTACTATAGTTTCTTGAGTGTAAAACTCAACTACCAAAAGTTGAGTTCTCTTCTTAATGAAGAGTAAAGCGAACATACCTGATAGCTTTGTCCTTTTGCAAATACATGGGGGCTAGACAAGGGCCTCATGCTGGGGTATAGGCATCAAACTAATCTCCGACTGTCGCAGTATCGTCtgtaataaaatagttttaagtAAATGCTCGTCTGTTTCTGgacatttataatgataatcatAAATCGTTAATACAGTGAGCACTTTTAAACTCAggtaacaaattttaatatttatgcaTTTATAATGAACTTCTAAGTAGACTGAAGTGTAATGCATGTATATTACTTTTCTtgcatatttttaaagaaaaataaaaatttttactacaaATTTTacgttataaaaaaaaataaatttagcagatattaaataattttttttaacaaataaattatggcaaaaataaattgaaaaatggaattttttaaaaacaattttttggaaaaaatttttttgttaaaaaaaaattaaaaaatagtcaagaC
Protein-coding regions in this window:
- the LOC123272483 gene encoding uncharacterized protein LOC123272483, which translates into the protein MISSPRINGYAHYNIFRNKEMPYNESKYFTPTKPQAEWMRTLYSTPPLPATPPPSPACWQSPKCQTQLQYSPVSSLSMSYCQSQCLQRQNTPVMPSSPGYHAGQYNQAQKIQMSPSSTGYYAGEYNSLASLNSNYQHYGLWDQYQNSMVQSPSPVYQHNSPCLQQQSALRSSPNSNDQNTLHSSYDHQYAGTQSPGMTSSYWSAHQNLYQCQNPAPPANTGCEYAHQYPLQFQSSPKIPVDSPAQHEPPVNTLITPVSSVQDLDKIILDFEMGYSSPRKKDNVSPVGAGKFVKKMVAALEHKYSAQTSKSFPEFKSRHNSSKDSKNSSTQKSFNETFISGKSGEKTISSIKNHQQKPINRCLDDTFILEDNDNLDMELKTGVQPRFKPDPDPNPELESKPEPQPQPQQKIQIQDSIPIYMDTEIVLRRKRASEPPARSDSFNQMPSAPKIVAAKLKTPIEFDDDTEIEWIPVTNQKLPRKNSFKKLLTLLTGKKNPMKGSKFFCNLNKSNAETKSSQRDSGYVEKSSSSSSSLSSQGSTKVPKQHSNLSSFQQPSEDHIQKWFGLPSEENNMIVDDKLFDKNKILFKELDRDEVRVSLGPLFPARAKNIFTDIKRKLKENNMRSVTSNPPKASKKSKDLINSSTSSITSSATFKTPLISSKYFKSPSSSPKSKSRQNSLVKQDLDDSYKSFDEGISPPELELPSPIWEFLSSNNSNSTYNLKNDWSQSEPQIFSVMQSEAHRSSMPDYDYNNMIYDVPRSNEPGRPKSSIYEEALSVKRRTESFDSSSITATDNYFVQQNSEEASINLLRPKVLLSQQILSSMAQDEASQLRAPYLVNSLKNSR